A part of Acidobacteriota bacterium genomic DNA contains:
- a CDS encoding integron integrase — translation MKLLDRLRNELRVRRYARSTLKSYVTWARRYILFHDRRHPDAMGEAEIRSFLSHLAVDRHVAASTQNQALSALLFLYKHVLRKEVDWIDDVIRAKQPRRMPVVMSRDEVRRLLDNLTGDGWLLVALLYGAGMRQMEALRIRIKDVDFARNQIIIRAGKGQKDRHALLPDRLHTALRQRQETTAAVHQMDLDEDGGWVELPDAIGRKAPAAARDLRWQWLFPAARTYRDGETGQRRRHHIHPTTLQRQVSAAARAAQIHKRISCHTLRHSFATHLLEDGKDIRTVQELLGHRSVQTTMIYTHVLNRGPLGARSPMDGLY, via the coding sequence ATGAAACTCCTCGATCGGCTCCGTAACGAACTCCGCGTCCGTCGCTACGCGCGCAGCACCCTCAAGTCCTACGTCACCTGGGCCCGCCGCTACATCCTGTTCCACGATCGTCGTCACCCCGACGCCATGGGCGAAGCCGAGATCCGCAGCTTCCTCAGCCACCTGGCCGTCGATCGACACGTCGCCGCCTCGACCCAGAACCAGGCGCTCAGCGCGTTGCTCTTCCTCTACAAACACGTCCTGAGGAAAGAGGTCGACTGGATCGACGACGTCATCCGCGCCAAACAACCGCGACGCATGCCGGTCGTGATGTCCCGAGACGAAGTCCGTCGTCTTCTGGACAACCTCACCGGCGACGGCTGGCTCCTGGTCGCCCTGCTCTACGGCGCAGGCATGCGACAGATGGAGGCCCTCCGCATCCGCATCAAGGACGTCGACTTCGCACGCAACCAGATCATCATCCGCGCCGGCAAAGGACAGAAGGACCGTCACGCCCTCCTCCCCGACCGACTCCACACCGCACTCCGCCAACGGCAGGAGACCACCGCGGCCGTCCACCAGATGGACCTGGACGAAGACGGCGGCTGGGTCGAACTCCCCGACGCCATCGGACGCAAGGCACCCGCCGCCGCACGGGACCTACGCTGGCAGTGGCTTTTCCCCGCCGCACGCACCTACCGCGACGGCGAGACCGGCCAACGCCGACGCCACCACATCCACCCAACGACGCTGCAACGCCAGGTCTCGGCAGCGGCTCGAGCCGCGCAGATCCACAAGCGAATCAGCTGCCACACGCTGCGTCACTCGTTCGCCACGCATCTGCTGGAAGACGGCAAGGACATCCGCACGGTGCAGGAGCTGTTGGGCCATCGCAGCGTACAGACGACGATGATCTACACCCACGTCCTCAATCGAGGACCGTTGGGTGCGAGAAGTCCGATGGATGGGTTGTATTGA